One genomic segment of Ignavibacteriota bacterium includes these proteins:
- a CDS encoding flagellar hook capping protein — protein sequence MIDGISTTTATTSTAEYATESKSSLDKDAFLQLMIAQLKNQDPLEPMDGTDYSAQLAQFSSLEQLKNINDSLNNSIDANYLLTQSVNNTMTATLIGKNAKIAGDTISYEGQENTSFGYELPANAKDLTVVVKNSSGVVVKEFSDLEKTEGIYKLDWDFTDNEGDVVQEGEYTFELKATTLNDEDMTVGQYLVGTIEGVRFGSSGTSILVNGLEYLVSDVFEILENKQKVK from the coding sequence ATGATCGATGGAATTTCAACAACAACTGCGACAACCTCAACTGCAGAATATGCAACAGAAAGTAAAAGTTCATTAGATAAAGATGCGTTTCTGCAATTAATGATTGCACAATTAAAAAATCAAGATCCGCTTGAACCTATGGATGGAACAGATTACTCGGCACAGCTTGCTCAATTTAGTTCTTTGGAACAATTGAAAAATATCAACGATAGTTTAAATAATAGTATTGATGCAAATTACTTATTAACTCAATCTGTTAATAATACAATGACTGCAACACTAATTGGGAAAAATGCAAAAATTGCCGGCGATACTATTTCTTATGAAGGTCAAGAAAATACTTCTTTCGGATATGAACTTCCGGCTAACGCAAAAGATTTAACTGTTGTTGTTAAAAATTCATCCGGAGTTGTAGTAAAAGAATTTAGTGATTTAGAAAAAACTGAGGGCATCTATAAACTTGATTGGGATTTTACCGATAATGAAGGTGATGTAGTTCAAGAAGGTGAATATACTTTTGAATTAAAAGCAACTACTTTGAATGATGAAGATATGACAGTTGGTCAATATTTAGTTGGAACTATTGAGGGAGTTAGATTCGGAAGTTCGGGTACATCAATATTGGTAAACGGTTTAGAGTATTTAGTATCCGACGTTTTTGAAATTTTAGAAAATAAACAGAAAGTAAAATAG